The proteins below are encoded in one region of Sedimentibacter sp. zth1:
- a CDS encoding aldo/keto reductase — protein sequence MLKNTLGKTGLNVSKIGFGGIPIQRLTQEQATSVIKELKNQGINFIDTANGYTVSEGYIGNALKEVGRENFYLATKAMGYTYESMKAFIEKSLNDLGVEYIDLYQIHNCSKEEQFANVISENGAFKALKEAKDKGLIKHVGVTSHNVTMLEKFLEYDIIETIQFPFNIVEQQAIELFQKAKAKNVAVIAMKPLAGGAITDGELALKYILNSGLVTIAIPGMDSEEQVIKNASVANNLEPLTDEDNKNIERIRKELGNDFCRRCGYCMPCPQGIDIPGMFLFEGYATRYNLKDWAMSRYNALKIKADACVKCGLCETKCPYELPIRKKLENVVKVMK from the coding sequence ATGTTAAAAAACACTTTAGGTAAAACTGGTCTTAATGTTTCTAAAATAGGTTTTGGTGGAATACCAATACAAAGGTTAACTCAAGAACAAGCTACTTCAGTTATAAAAGAACTGAAAAATCAAGGAATAAATTTTATTGATACAGCCAATGGATACACAGTAAGTGAAGGATATATAGGAAATGCTTTAAAAGAAGTAGGTAGAGAAAATTTCTATTTAGCGACAAAAGCTATGGGTTATACATATGAATCAATGAAGGCATTTATAGAAAAAAGCTTAAATGATTTAGGCGTTGAATATATTGACTTGTATCAAATTCATAATTGTAGTAAAGAAGAACAATTTGCAAATGTAATATCAGAAAATGGAGCTTTCAAGGCATTGAAAGAAGCAAAGGATAAGGGACTTATCAAACATGTGGGGGTTACAAGTCACAATGTTACAATGTTAGAGAAATTTTTGGAGTATGATATAATTGAAACAATTCAATTTCCGTTTAATATAGTTGAACAACAAGCAATAGAATTATTTCAAAAAGCAAAAGCTAAAAATGTAGCTGTTATAGCTATGAAGCCTTTAGCAGGTGGTGCTATCACAGATGGAGAGTTAGCACTTAAATATATATTGAACTCAGGACTTGTAACGATTGCAATTCCAGGTATGGATAGTGAAGAACAGGTCATCAAGAATGCTTCTGTAGCTAATAACTTAGAGCCATTAACAGATGAAGATAATAAAAATATCGAACGAATAAGAAAAGAATTAGGCAATGATTTCTGTAGAAGATGCGGATATTGTATGCCATGTCCTCAAGGTATAGATATTCCAGGAATGTTTTTGTTTGAAGGATATGCTACAAGATATAATCTAAAAGATTGGGCTATGTCAAGATATAATGCACTTAAAATAAAAGCAGATGCATGTGTTAAATGTGGTCTATGCGAGACAAAATGTCCTTATGAATTACCAATCAGAAAAAAACTTGAAAATGTAGTAAAAGTAATGAAATAA
- the arcA gene encoding arginine deiminase: protein MNNNAINIYSEIGKLKKVLLHRPGKELENLMPEYLERLLFDDIPFLKIAQEEHDAFAGILKVNGVEVVYLTDLVAESISNEDIKDQFIKEFIKEAGVNSASKSQILYELFKSLDTKEMIAKMIEGIRKSELKDYEKSNLMDFLEDDYPFVTDPLPNLYFTRDPFASIGHGASVHKMLTVTRNRETLFAKYIFNYNPLYKGTKLWYDRTEDAHLEGGDILILNKETIAVGISQRTHPNAIEKLAKNILTEDSNFKKILAIDIPKQRTFMHLDTVFTMVDYDKFTMHPNIKNDMNLHVLQMDGNKLSINEEHGSLEDILKKHLNLDNVKLIKCGGNNIIDAAREQWNDGSNTLAIAPGEVVVYSRNNVTNAVLEENGIKIHVMPSCELSRGRGGPRCMSMPLIRE, encoded by the coding sequence TTGAACAATAATGCAATTAATATCTACTCAGAGATAGGTAAACTAAAAAAAGTATTACTTCATCGTCCTGGTAAAGAGCTTGAAAACTTAATGCCTGAATATTTAGAAAGGCTATTATTTGATGATATACCCTTTCTTAAAATCGCACAAGAGGAACATGATGCTTTTGCAGGAATTTTAAAAGTTAACGGTGTAGAAGTTGTTTATTTAACTGACTTAGTGGCGGAATCTATTTCTAATGAAGATATAAAAGACCAATTTATTAAAGAATTTATTAAAGAAGCTGGTGTAAATAGCGCATCAAAATCACAAATTTTATATGAGCTTTTTAAATCCTTAGATACTAAGGAAATGATTGCAAAAATGATAGAAGGTATTCGCAAATCAGAACTAAAAGACTACGAAAAAAGCAACCTTATGGACTTTTTGGAAGACGATTATCCATTTGTTACTGACCCTCTACCAAATTTATATTTTACAAGAGATCCATTTGCATCTATTGGGCATGGTGCATCTGTACACAAAATGCTTACAGTAACTAGAAACAGAGAAACTTTGTTTGCCAAATATATTTTTAATTATAATCCTTTATATAAAGGTACTAAGCTATGGTACGACAGAACCGAAGATGCTCATTTAGAAGGTGGAGATATCCTAATTTTAAACAAGGAAACTATTGCAGTTGGTATTTCACAGAGAACTCATCCAAATGCAATTGAAAAACTTGCAAAAAACATATTGACAGAAGATTCAAATTTTAAAAAGATTTTAGCAATTGATATACCAAAGCAAAGAACATTTATGCATCTTGATACAGTATTTACAATGGTTGATTATGATAAATTTACAATGCATCCTAATATAAAGAATGATATGAATTTACATGTTTTACAAATGGATGGAAATAAATTATCTATAAATGAAGAACATGGTAGTCTAGAGGATATTTTAAAGAAACACTTGAATCTTGATAATGTGAAATTGATTAAATGTGGTGGAAATAATATCATTGATGCTGCTCGTGAGCAATGGAATGATGGTTCAAACACTTTAGCAATTGCACCAGGTGAAGTTGTAGTTTATTCAAGAAATAATGTAACTAATGCTGTATTAGAGGAAAATGGTATTAAAATTCACGTAATGCCTAGTTGCGAACTTTCAAGAGGTCGTGGTGGACCAAGATGTATGAGCATGCCTCTTATTAGAGAATAA
- a CDS encoding AIR synthase related protein, translating into MNIKQVRDLTLIDIDEERYIGISCDSCGGIGEKEHDTIKASSVIVGEQTAKVVLAELLSMGFQPLVLSDGLAVEMNDTGKNIIKGFNNTINLLKNTNVHLTGSTEENAKTVQTSIGTTGVGIIDKAKLKYKKTSKNDICVSIGLPLVGPDVIANPDKIMTITDYETLKNCDFTNEIVPVGSKGISYELDTLCQCNSLKFKYSDYISIDLNKSGGPSCSCIVSISEKNLDKLKALISINIEVLGKFY; encoded by the coding sequence ATGAATATAAAACAAGTTAGAGATTTAACACTTATAGATATAGACGAAGAACGATACATTGGTATTTCATGTGATTCTTGTGGCGGTATAGGAGAAAAAGAACATGACACTATTAAAGCTTCCTCAGTTATAGTTGGAGAACAGACTGCAAAGGTTGTACTTGCAGAACTCTTAAGTATGGGATTTCAACCGTTAGTTTTATCTGATGGTTTAGCAGTTGAAATGAATGATACTGGTAAAAATATCATAAAGGGCTTTAATAATACTATAAATTTATTAAAAAACACTAATGTACACTTAACAGGAAGTACGGAAGAAAATGCAAAGACAGTTCAAACATCTATTGGTACAACTGGAGTTGGAATAATAGACAAGGCTAAATTAAAATATAAAAAAACATCAAAAAACGATATATGTGTTTCTATTGGACTTCCACTTGTAGGTCCTGATGTTATAGCAAATCCTGATAAAATAATGACTATAACAGATTATGAAACACTTAAAAATTGCGACTTTACAAATGAAATTGTACCTGTTGGTTCAAAAGGAATTTCTTACGAATTGGATACATTATGTCAATGCAATAGTTTAAAATTTAAATACTCAGATTATATATCTATTGATTTAAATAAATCTGGCGGTCCTTCATGTAGCTGTATAGTAAGTATAAGCGAAAAAAATTTAGACAAATTAAAAGCTTTAATATCTATAAATATTGAAGTTTTAGGTAAATTTTATTAA
- a CDS encoding DUF5050 domain-containing protein, giving the protein MLKKICIILLCLIVILFSSCNTEQIDNNIEDNEAVSSENNNNQNVNNNNTTQDKHEDTSNEDTDTQDEICTINYSPNQANGGNFSYDKENIYYLLDNKLHCMSKENKEQKILFPNYKIRDFMLYKNKIYIKYNKDSETKYSIIDKDGTNEKQINIKATGFLCTPIIYKDYLYFTRETNEDFLYEVLKFDIESGKHQIDDIFKDIRTSLILPITYNDNLFLVDFLQPYNLISYDGDKIKNLEFNGAINNEGDFISNIQIVDDYIYYYSKNCIAKEKLGDPTSAQVLFSEKDYIISRINVTSDYIFFTHIINNYDQDNVVVEINRIDHDGNNLKKVFEDKVNHSTNMSSSGIYIIDDVIYYKSVETGKINAFDIDGNIVEFNN; this is encoded by the coding sequence ATGTTAAAAAAAATATGTATCATTCTTTTATGTTTGATTGTTATTCTATTTTCATCTTGCAATACAGAACAAATTGACAACAATATTGAAGATAATGAAGCTGTAAGTAGTGAAAACAATAATAATCAGAATGTAAATAATAACAATACTACTCAAGATAAACATGAAGATACTTCTAATGAGGATACTGACACTCAAGATGAGATTTGCACTATAAATTATAGTCCAAACCAAGCTAATGGTGGTAATTTCAGTTATGATAAAGAAAATATATATTATTTATTAGATAATAAACTTCATTGTATGAGTAAAGAAAATAAAGAACAAAAAATATTATTTCCTAATTATAAGATTAGAGATTTTATGCTATACAAAAATAAAATTTATATAAAATACAATAAAGACAGTGAAACAAAATATTCAATTATAGATAAAGATGGAACCAATGAAAAACAGATTAACATAAAAGCCACAGGTTTTTTATGTACACCGATAATTTACAAAGATTATTTATACTTTACGAGGGAAACTAATGAAGATTTTTTATATGAAGTATTAAAATTTGATATTGAAAGTGGAAAACACCAAATTGATGATATTTTTAAAGATATAAGAACAAGTTTAATTTTGCCGATAACTTATAATGACAATTTGTTTCTTGTTGACTTTTTACAGCCGTATAATTTAATATCATATGATGGAGATAAAATCAAAAACCTTGAATTTAACGGAGCTATAAATAATGAAGGTGATTTTATAAGTAATATACAAATTGTTGATGATTATATATATTATTATTCAAAAAATTGTATAGCAAAAGAAAAACTAGGTGATCCAACAAGTGCGCAAGTGCTTTTTAGTGAAAAAGATTATATTATATCTAGAATAAATGTAACTAGTGATTATATATTCTTTACACACATAATTAATAATTATGATCAAGATAATGTAGTTGTAGAAATAAATAGAATAGATCATGATGGAAATAATTTAAAAAAAGTTTTTGAAGATAAAGTAAATCATTCTACAAATATGTCTAGTTCAGGAATATACATTATTGATGATGTTATATATTATAAATCAGTTGAAACTGGTAAAATTAATGCTTTTGATATTGATGGTAATATTGTTGAATTTAATAATTAA
- a CDS encoding heavy metal translocating P-type ATPase: MKELIINLDGLNCAHCASKIEALANKHENVENAFLNFVNKKITVEYSNVSEDNIFNDIEKIVHKLEPDVQVSKDDNIDTECSCVCECDCACDNHSTEVVNPIKKVNKELVRIIVATILFLPAVFLESNKMLSMVLLISSYIIIGYDIVIRAFKNLISGQIFDENFLMAIASLGAIFIGEYPEAAGVMLFYRVGEYFQDIAVNKSRNQIKSLLNIKPEFANLKMGDSIRKVKPDLVKINDIIIVKPGEKIPLDGIITEGASSIDTSALTGESMPIDKITGDEVLSGSINQTGVLTMSVTKTFKESTVSKILYLVEKASNKKSQTENFITKFAKYYTPIVVFVAALIAIIPPIVLKQPLYDWLYIGLTFLVVSCPCALVLSIPLTYFSGLGTSSKYGILVKGGNYLEALSKAEIAVFDKTGTLTEGKFNVSEIKATNGFNENDLLKIAAYGEYYSNHPIAKSIKEKYSDNILRQNISNYKEIAGYGVSADIDNKATLLGNEKLMIKNNIKYEQAKDKPGTVLYVSHDNVYVGYIVISDKIKEDAKDLVKNLKLAGIKKTIMLTGDNKITANYVKEQIGLDEVYSDLLPTNKVDIVEDLFKNKHPKAKLLFVGDGINDAPVLTRADIGFAMGGMGSDAAIESADVVIMNDEPSKVIQSIEIAKKTKSIVWQNIIFCLGVKLLVMIFTVYGNVKMPLAVFADVGVAILAVLNASRLLKIKFK, translated from the coding sequence ATGAAAGAATTAATTATAAACCTTGATGGATTAAATTGTGCACATTGTGCATCAAAAATAGAAGCATTAGCAAATAAACATGAGAATGTTGAAAATGCATTCTTGAATTTTGTTAATAAAAAAATAACTGTAGAATACAGTAATGTATCTGAAGATAATATATTTAATGATATAGAAAAAATTGTACATAAGCTTGAGCCTGATGTGCAAGTATCAAAAGATGATAACATTGATACTGAATGTAGTTGTGTTTGCGAATGCGATTGTGCATGTGACAATCACTCAACCGAAGTAGTAAATCCAATTAAAAAAGTAAATAAGGAATTAGTAAGAATAATAGTTGCAACAATTTTATTTTTACCAGCAGTATTTTTAGAGTCTAACAAAATGTTATCTATGGTGCTTTTAATTTCCTCTTATATAATTATTGGTTATGACATTGTTATTAGAGCATTCAAAAATCTAATAAGCGGACAAATCTTCGATGAGAATTTCTTAATGGCTATAGCTTCTCTAGGTGCTATTTTTATTGGTGAGTATCCTGAAGCAGCAGGCGTAATGCTTTTTTACAGAGTAGGTGAATATTTTCAAGATATTGCAGTTAACAAATCTAGAAATCAAATAAAAAGCTTATTAAATATAAAGCCTGAATTTGCAAATTTAAAAATGGGAGATAGCATTAGAAAAGTTAAACCCGATTTAGTTAAAATAAACGACATTATAATTGTTAAACCAGGAGAAAAAATTCCTCTTGATGGAATTATTACAGAAGGAGCATCTAGTATTGATACATCAGCTTTAACAGGTGAATCAATGCCTATAGATAAAATTACAGGTGATGAAGTTCTAAGTGGATCAATAAATCAAACTGGTGTATTAACAATGAGTGTTACTAAAACGTTTAAAGAATCTACAGTTTCTAAGATTTTATATTTAGTTGAAAAAGCATCAAATAAAAAATCTCAGACTGAAAACTTTATAACTAAGTTTGCTAAGTATTATACTCCTATTGTTGTATTTGTTGCAGCTTTGATAGCTATTATTCCTCCAATTGTTTTAAAACAGCCATTATACGATTGGCTTTATATAGGACTTACATTCTTGGTTGTTTCTTGCCCATGTGCATTAGTTTTATCGATACCATTAACTTATTTTAGCGGACTTGGTACTTCATCTAAATACGGTATACTTGTAAAGGGTGGAAATTATTTAGAGGCATTATCAAAAGCTGAAATCGCAGTTTTCGACAAAACTGGTACATTGACAGAAGGAAAATTTAATGTATCAGAAATTAAAGCTACTAATGGCTTTAATGAAAATGATTTATTGAAAATTGCTGCATATGGAGAGTATTACTCTAATCATCCAATAGCAAAATCAATTAAAGAAAAATATAGTGATAACATACTACGACAAAACATTTCTAATTATAAAGAAATAGCTGGATATGGAGTAAGCGCTGATATTGACAATAAAGCTACTTTGCTTGGCAATGAAAAACTTATGATAAAAAATAATATTAAGTATGAGCAAGCTAAAGATAAGCCTGGTACAGTTCTTTATGTGTCTCACGATAATGTTTATGTAGGTTATATTGTTATTAGTGATAAAATTAAAGAAGATGCTAAAGATTTAGTTAAAAACTTAAAATTAGCAGGTATAAAGAAAACTATAATGCTTACAGGAGATAACAAAATAACTGCTAACTATGTGAAAGAACAAATTGGTCTTGATGAAGTATATAGCGATTTACTTCCAACTAACAAGGTTGATATAGTTGAAGATTTATTCAAAAACAAACATCCAAAAGCTAAATTATTATTTGTTGGCGATGGTATAAACGATGCTCCAGTTCTAACAAGAGCTGATATAGGATTTGCTATGGGTGGTATGGGTTCAGATGCTGCTATTGAATCTGCCGATGTTGTAATAATGAACGATGAGCCTTCTAAAGTTATTCAAAGTATAGAAATTGCAAAGAAAACAAAATCAATTGTTTGGCAAAATATAATTTTCTGTCTTGGTGTTAAGCTTTTAGTAATGATTTTTACTGTTTACGGTAACGTTAAAATGCCTTTAGCTGTATTTGCTGATGTTGGAGTTGCAATACTTGCAGTTTTAAATGCATCGAGATTATTAAAAATAAAATTTAAATGA
- a CDS encoding metalloregulator ArsR/SmtB family transcription factor — protein MTDCKKYGCNKCSICNTQPTESDLYNLSELFKAFGDATRIKILFSLFHNELCVQDIANKLNLTQSNVSHQLKTLKNLRLVKNRKDGKTVYYSLEDDHVEKIFEQGFEHINHN, from the coding sequence ATGACTGATTGTAAAAAATATGGTTGTAATAAATGTAGCATATGCAATACTCAACCAACTGAATCAGACTTATATAATCTATCTGAACTATTCAAAGCTTTTGGCGATGCCACTAGAATAAAAATTTTATTTTCGCTTTTTCATAACGAACTTTGTGTACAGGATATAGCTAATAAATTGAACTTAACTCAATCAAATGTATCACATCAACTAAAAACATTGAAAAATTTACGTCTAGTTAAAAACAGAAAAGATGGTAAAACAGTATATTACTCACTTGAAGATGACCATGTTGAAAAAATATTTGAGCAAGGTTTTGAACATATAAATCATAACTAA
- the argF gene encoding ornithine carbamoyltransferase: MAVNLKGRSFLTLLDFTPHEIRYLLDLSHDLKAKKRAGVHEQMLKNKNVVLLFEKTSTRTRCAFEVACHDEGASVTFLDSSSSQMGKKESLEDTAKVLGRFFDGIEYRGFDQDVVELLAKHSGVPVFNGLTDEYHPTQMLADMMTIEEKFGKLKGINFTYMGDARNNMGNSLMIACAKLGLNFTACAPKELWPTDELVAKCKKIASESDCTITLTEDVKEGTTNADVIYTDIWVSMGEPPEVWETRIKLLSKYQVNSDAMKNAKKDAIFMHCLPSFHDTNTKVGEDIAKKFGINEMEVTDEVFRCKQSVVFDEAENRMHSIKAVLVSMMS, translated from the coding sequence ATGGCAGTCAATTTAAAAGGAAGAAGTTTTTTAACATTATTAGATTTCACTCCACACGAAATAAGATATTTACTTGATTTATCTCATGATTTAAAAGCTAAAAAAAGAGCAGGTGTTCACGAACAAATGCTGAAAAACAAAAATGTTGTCTTGTTATTTGAAAAAACATCTACAAGAACTAGATGTGCATTTGAAGTCGCATGCCATGACGAAGGTGCAAGTGTAACATTTTTAGATTCTAGCAGTTCACAAATGGGTAAAAAAGAATCTTTAGAAGATACAGCTAAAGTACTTGGAAGATTTTTTGATGGTATTGAATATAGAGGATTTGACCAAGATGTTGTTGAATTGCTTGCTAAACATTCGGGAGTACCAGTATTTAATGGACTAACAGATGAATATCACCCAACACAAATGTTAGCAGACATGATGACTATAGAAGAAAAATTCGGAAAATTAAAAGGCATTAATTTCACATATATGGGAGATGCCCGAAACAACATGGGTAATTCATTGATGATTGCTTGCGCTAAACTTGGGCTAAACTTTACAGCTTGTGCACCAAAAGAACTATGGCCTACAGACGAGTTAGTTGCTAAATGTAAAAAAATAGCATCCGAAAGTGATTGCACAATAACTTTAACTGAAGACGTTAAAGAAGGAACTACAAATGCAGATGTAATCTATACTGATATTTGGGTATCTATGGGTGAACCTCCAGAAGTTTGGGAAACACGTATTAAATTATTGTCTAAATATCAAGTTAATTCAGATGCAATGAAAAACGCTAAAAAAGATGCCATATTCATGCATTGCTTACCTTCATTTCATGATACTAATACTAAAGTTGGTGAAGACATAGCTAAAAAGTTTGGAATAAATGAAATGGAAGTTACTGATGAAGTATTTAGATGTAAACAATCAGTTGTATTTGATGAAGCAGAAAATAGAATGCATTCAATTAAAGCTGTATTGGTTTCTATGATGAGTTAA
- a CDS encoding peptidoglycan DD-metalloendopeptidase family protein, whose translation MKNTNKLTNYLITVLTIVILFSNLSVYANTSPQNDIDTSIDAVEANEAEYLNIQMNLTGLNFFNPISFDSIGENLYQTSLYNKFFTNGDVKLLIVENYNGEPRENEDNTVFNSTINSTDSIILQLEDDKDYLYNIFITKDNKVVSTHYGQMQVKDGIVKCSSEFISDDKTIQTQQKVQEKEHELSIQSTATVVKTYSYYEKESNNTRSAANTIKSGMDVYGRMASTSDYDFYKITLDRAGYVNFWLGDIYKNCDYDLFVYDSLYGDDYIYSSTNNDQSQELIKNKYLSAGTYYIKVVVKKNTSKVNWEYYYFLRARITSDNSTGIAWPTIETKINACYQCDNYKIEYDVLHGGVDIAGSNANPIVAMSSGTVSHAGTFTTYPSSTYGKVVFINHDTENPYKTGSSNAKFQSRYAHMCEILVTNGQQVQRGKILGYIGNTGASDGEHLHFEIRTGSSFSSLAKINPLTFYPGSWTCSWCGKSCGGPNGGSTQSTNSVKYFSEEPINDLLVQTTIKQNGFYNNIEIRINDEYILDYETIISMSPDELENYGITKEIIKKLISRINENSEQTKYCEIIDNLNNIFNQ comes from the coding sequence ATGAAAAATACAAACAAACTGACAAATTATTTGATTACTGTATTAACAATAGTTATTTTATTTTCAAATCTATCTGTTTATGCCAATACATCACCACAAAATGATATAGATACAAGCATAGATGCAGTAGAGGCTAATGAAGCAGAATACTTAAATATTCAAATGAATTTAACTGGATTAAACTTTTTTAACCCTATTTCTTTTGATTCTATTGGAGAAAATTTGTATCAAACTTCTTTATACAACAAATTTTTTACTAACGGTGATGTTAAACTATTAATAGTAGAAAATTACAATGGTGAACCAAGAGAAAATGAAGATAATACCGTATTTAATAGCACTATAAACAGCACTGATAGTATAATATTACAACTAGAAGATGACAAAGATTACTTATATAATATATTTATTACTAAAGATAATAAAGTAGTATCAACACATTATGGTCAAATGCAGGTTAAAGACGGAATTGTTAAGTGTAGTTCTGAATTTATTAGCGATGATAAAACTATTCAAACACAACAAAAGGTGCAAGAAAAAGAACACGAATTATCAATTCAATCAACTGCAACTGTTGTTAAAACTTATTCTTATTATGAAAAAGAAAGTAACAATACAAGAAGTGCTGCTAATACAATAAAAAGTGGTATGGATGTTTATGGAAGAATGGCTTCTACCAGTGACTATGATTTTTATAAGATAACTCTTGATAGAGCAGGATACGTTAACTTTTGGTTAGGTGATATATACAAAAACTGTGATTATGATTTATTTGTATATGATTCATTATATGGTGATGATTATATATACTCATCAACTAATAATGATCAAAGTCAAGAGCTAATAAAAAATAAATATTTAAGTGCTGGTACTTATTATATAAAAGTTGTGGTAAAAAAGAATACAAGTAAAGTAAATTGGGAATATTATTATTTTCTAAGAGCAAGAATTACTTCTGATAACTCAACTGGAATTGCATGGCCAACAATTGAAACAAAAATAAATGCTTGTTATCAATGTGATAATTATAAAATTGAATATGACGTTCTACATGGTGGAGTTGATATAGCTGGAAGTAATGCAAATCCAATAGTAGCTATGTCAAGCGGAACAGTATCTCATGCTGGTACATTTACAACTTATCCATCAAGTACATATGGAAAAGTTGTATTTATAAATCATGATACTGAAAATCCATATAAAACTGGTAGTAGCAACGCAAAATTTCAGTCAAGATATGCACATATGTGTGAAATATTAGTAACCAATGGTCAACAAGTTCAACGTGGCAAAATACTAGGATATATAGGTAATACTGGCGCTTCAGATGGAGAACATTTGCACTTTGAAATTCGCACTGGTTCTTCTTTCAGTTCATTAGCTAAAATTAATCCACTTACATTTTATCCAGGTTCATGGACATGTTCATGGTGTGGTAAAAGTTGCGGTGGACCTAATGGTGGTAGTACACAAAGCACAAATTCTGTTAAGTACTTTAGTGAAGAACCTATCAATGATTTATTAGTACAAACAACTATAAAACAAAATGGTTTTTATAATAATATAGAAATAAGAATTAATGATGAATATATATTAGATTATGAAACAATAATTTCTATGTCACCAGATGAATTGGAAAATTACGGTATAACAAAAGAAATAATTAAAAAATTAATAAGCAGAATAAATGAAAATAGTGAGCAAACCAAATACTGTGAAATAATAGATAATCTAAATAATATTTTCAATCAGTAG